Proteins co-encoded in one Acaryochloris thomasi RCC1774 genomic window:
- a CDS encoding DUF2203 domain-containing protein, with amino-acid sequence MSDSEQSSPPEEELNIEKALAEAETALNGIRERYQNVQTAQQQQPQLQEQLQQLREQSQESSKEQPAHQEAQQKLAEEIAKIQQQLEITELTLESRLFTWRDKRDWFWHFLRFAGIGFGAALLLNYLTR; translated from the coding sequence ATGTCGGATTCTGAGCAATCCTCTCCTCCTGAAGAGGAACTTAATATTGAGAAAGCTCTAGCTGAAGCAGAGACAGCGCTTAACGGTATCAGAGAGCGTTACCAGAACGTCCAAACAGCCCAGCAACAGCAGCCCCAACTTCAGGAACAGCTCCAACAGCTCCGGGAGCAGAGCCAGGAATCTAGCAAAGAGCAGCCCGCTCATCAAGAAGCACAGCAAAAATTAGCAGAAGAGATCGCCAAAATTCAGCAACAGCTCGAAATAACCGAACTCACACTAGAAAGCCGTTTGTTCACTTGGCGCGATAAGCGCGATTGGTTCTGGCACTTCCTCCGCTTTGCAGGCATTGGGTTTGGAGCTGCTCTTCTGCTAAATTATCTAACCCGCTAG